One genomic window of Aptenodytes patagonicus chromosome 3, bAptPat1.pri.cur, whole genome shotgun sequence includes the following:
- the OTOF gene encoding otoferlin isoform X6, whose translation MSLLLQLRTVSGLRGKADRIAKAAFRGLSFYTRVLENCEDEARFDETFRWPVASNIDGNEILEIQVFNYSKVFTNRLIGTFQMVLQKVVEEGQVEVTDTLIDDNNSAIQTSISIEIRYQALDGTVGTWNDKEFLETPSVRSEGDGRYPLETDSLLSGHRQGTDSSPGKSNQQSAERSFRRAGKGVFSAMKLGKTRPSKDDHRKQDEPAVLEAEDLDRRAMRQGCGLEPDTISLASVTAVTTNVSNKRSKPDIKMEPSAGRPMDYQVSITIIEARQLVGLNMDPVVCVEVGEEKKYTSMKESTNCPYYNEYFVFDFHVPPDVMFDKIIKLSVIHSKNLLRSGTLVGSFKMDVGTVYTQPEHQFYHKWAILSDPEDLTAGLKGYLKCDVAVVGKGDNIKTPHKANETDEDDVEGNLLLPDGVPPERQWARFYIKIYRAEGLPRMNTSIMANVKKAFTGENKDLVDPYVQVVFAGQKGKTTIQKSSYEPLWNEQIVFTEMFPPLCKRIKIQIRDSDKVNDVAIGTHFIDLRKISNEGDKGFLPTFGPAWVNMYGSTRNYTLMDEHQELNEGLGEGVSFRARLLMSLAVEILDTTNPEINSSTEVQVEQATSIADNCTGKMEEFFLFGAFLEATMIDRKIGDKPINFEVTIGNYGNQIDGISKPILRRKKEGGDGDEEESELLQNSSEDEGDEGGELASVSSSQPVKPLVTDRNYFHLPYFEKKPCIYIKSWWQDQRRRLYNANIMDKIADKLEEGLNDVQEMIKTEKPHPERRLRGVLEELSSGCLRFVTLADKDQHHSSRTRLDRERLKSCMRELENMGQQATTLRSQVKKNTMKDKLKLVQNFLQKLRFLADEPQHTIPDIFIWMMSNNKRIAYARIPSKDILYSIVDEEMGKDCAKVKTVFLKLPGKRGFGPAGWTVQAKMEVYLWLGLNKQRKDFLSGLPCGFEEKKTTRGQNLPSFPPISLLYTKKQVFQLRAHMYQARSLFAADSSGLSDPFARVFFISQSQCTEVLNETLCPTWDQLLVFDNVELYGEAHEMRDDPPIIVIEIYDQDTVGKADFMGRTFAKPVVKMSDEHYCPPRFPPQLEYYQIYRGNSTAGDLLAAFELLQIGPGGKSDLPPIDGPTDVDRGPILPVPLGVRPVLSKYRVEILFWGLRDLKRVNLAQVDRPRVDIECAGKGVQSALIQNYKKNPNFSTLVKWFEVDLPENELLHPPLNIRVVDCRAFGRYTLVGSHAVSSLRKFIYRPPDKKAQHWNMTGEIVVNMEPEVPIKKMETMVKLEANSDAVVKVDVSEEEKEKKKKKKKGGGGEEVEEEEPDESMLDWWSKYFASIETMKEQLRQQEAAAAEAEEKEEMETAEGSKGQAKNKEKSKAPKDDKKKKQQSAPELPEKKNKQKIDELKVFNKELETEFDNFEDWLHTFNLLRGKIGDNDDNATEEERTVGRFKGSMCVYKVPLPDDITKEAGYDPNFGMFQGIPSNDPINVLVRVYIVRATDLHPADINGKADPYIAIKLGKTDIKDKENYISKQLNPVFGKSFDIEATFPMESMLTVAVYDWDLVGTDDLIGETKIDLENRYYSKHRATCGVSQTYSIHGYNTWRDPMKPSQILSKLCKEGKVDGPHFGPGGRVKVANRVFTGPTEIEDENGQKKQTDEHLALTVLRHWEDIPRAGCKLVPEHVETRPLLNPDKPGIEQGRLEMWVDMFPMDMPAPGPATDISPRKPKKYELRVIVWNTDEVILEDDDYFTGEKSSDIFVRGWLKGQQEDKQDTDVHYHSLTGEGNFNWRYIFPFDYLMAEEKIVISKKESMFSWDETEYKIPARLTLQVWDADHFSADDFLGAIELDLNRFPRGAKTSKQCSLEMVTNEAELPMVSIFKQKRVKGWWPFVARDENDELEITGKVEAELHLLTAEEAEKSPAGLARNEPDPLEKPNRPDTSFIWFLNPLKSIKYLICTRYKWLIIKIVLALLLLIMIALFLYSMPGYMVKKLLGA comes from the exons AGCTGGGAAAGGAGTTTTTTCGGCCATGAAGCTTGGCAAGACACGTCCGTCAAAGGATGACCATCGGAAACAAG ATGAACCCGCTGTTTTGGAGGCAGAAGACCTGGACCGAAGAGCCATGAGACAGGGATGTGGACTGGAGCCAGACACCATCTCCTTGGCCTCCGTCACAGCTGTCACCACCAACGTTTCGAATAAGAG GTCCAAGCCTGACATCAAAATGGAGCCGAGTGCTGGGAGGCCAATGGACTACCAG GTCAGCATCACCATCATCGAGGCCCGGCAGCTGGTTGGGCTCAACATGGACCCTGTGGTCTGCGTGGAGgttggagaggaaaagaaatacacatCCATGAAGGAATCGACCAATTGCCCTTACTACAATGAG TACTTCGTCTTCGATTTCCATGTCCCCCCAGATGTCATGTTCGACAAGATCATCAAGCTGTCC GTGATCCACTCAAAAAACCTCTTGCGCAGTGGGACTTTGGTAGGCTCCTTCAAGATGGACGTTGGAACCGTTTATACCCAACCTG AGCACCAGTTCTACCACAAATGGGCCATCCTTTCAGACCCCGAGGATCTCACCGCCGGGCTGAAAGGTTACCTGAAGTGTGACGTCGCCGTGGTAGGGAAAGGGGACAACATCAAGACACCACACAAAGCCAATGAGACGGATGAGGATGACGTTGAAGG GAACCTCCTCCTCCCGGACGGGGTCCCTCCGGAGAGACAGTGGGCCCGTTTCTACATCAAGATCTATCGAGCAGAGGGACTGCCCCGTATGAACACCAGCATCATGGCCAACGTGAAGAAGGCTTTCACTGGGGAGAACAAGGACTTGGTAGACCCCTATGTGCAGGTGGTCTTTGCAGGGCAGAAG GGGAAGACAACCATACAAAAAAGCAGCTATGAGCCTCTCTGGAATGAGCAAATAGTCTTCACAGAAATGTTCCCTCCATTGTGCAAGCGGATAAAGATCCAGATCCGAGACTCGGACAAAGTCAATGATGTGGCCATTGGTACCCATTTCATTGATTTGCGGAAGATCTCTAACGAAGGAGACAAAG GCTTCCTGCCCACCTTTGGCCCTGCGTGGGTGAACATGTATGGCTCCACTCGGAACTACACCCTGATGGACGAGCACCAAGAGCTGAACGAGGGTCTGGGTGAAGGCGTCTCCTTCCGGGCCAGGCTTTTGATGAGTCTTGCTGTGGAGATCTTGGACACCACCAATCCGGAGATCAACAGCTCCACCGAGGTGCAAGTCGAGCAGGCCACATCAATTGCTGAC AACTGCACTGGGAAGATGGAGGAGTTCTTTCTCTTTGGAGCCTTCCTGGAAGCTACCATGATCGACAGGAAGATTGGTGACAAACCCATCAACTTCGAGGTCACAatag gtaACTATGGGAACCAGATCGATGGCATAAGCAAACCTATCCTGcggaggaagaaagagggaggggatggggatgaggaggaGTCCGAGCTGCTCCAGAACTCAAGTGAGGATGAAGGTGATGAGGGTGGAGAGCTGGCCTCTGTTTCCTCATCTCAACCCGTGAAGCCCCTGGTCACAGACAG GAACTACTTCCACCTGCCGTACTTTGAGAAGAAGCCCTGTATCTATATCAAGAGCTGGTGGCAGGACCAGCGCCGCAGATTGTATAATGCCAACATCATGGACAAGATTGCGGACAAGCTG GAGGAAGGGCTCAACGACGTGCAGGAAATGATCAAGACGGAGAAGCCGCACCCGGAGCGCCGGCTCCGAGGGGTTCTGGAGGAGCTGAGCAGTGGGTGCTT GCGCTTCGTGACGTTGGCTGACAAGgaccagcaccactcttcccGCACAAGGCTGGACCGGGAAAGGCTCAAGTCCTGCATGCGGGAGCTG GAGAACATGGGGCAGCAAGCCACGACTCTGCGGTCGCAGGTGAAGAAGAACACCATGAAAGACAAGCTGAAGCTGGTGCAAAATTTCCTGCAGAAACTCCGGTTCTTGGCAGATGAG CCCCAGCACACCATTCCTGACATCTTCATCTGGATGATGAGCAACAACAAGCGCATTGCCTACGCCCGCATCCCTTCCAAGGATATCCTCTACTCCATTGTGGATGAGGAGATGGGCAAGGACTGCGCCAAAGTGAAGACCGTCTTCCTCAAG CTACCCGGGAAGAGGGGGTTTGGACCTGCTGGCTGGACAGTTCAGGCCAAGATGGAGGTGTACTTGTGGCTAGGCCTCAACAAACAGCGCAAAGACTTCTTGAGTGGCCTGCCCTGTGGCTTTGAGGAGAAGAAGACCACCAGAGGCCAAAACCTGCCATCCTTCCCACCCATCAGCCTCCTTTACACCA AGAAACAGGTTTTCCAGCTGCGAGCCCACATGTACCAAGCCAGGAGTTTATTTGCGGCCGACAGCAGTGGCCTTTCAGACCCCTTTGCACGAGTCTTCTTCATCTCCCAGAGCCAATGCACCGAG GTTCTCAACGAGACCCTTTGCCCGACCTGGGACCAGCTGCTGGTCTTTGACAATGTGGAGCTGTATGGGGAAGCTCATGAGATGCGGGATGACCCTCCCATAATTGTCATTGAGATCTATGACCAGGACACAGTG GGCAAAGCTGACTTCATGGGCCGCACCTTTGCCAAACCGGTGGTGAAGATGTCGGATGAGCACTACTGCCCCCCACGCTTCCCCCCACAGCTGGAGTACTACCAGATCTACCGGGGCAACTCCACAGCAGGCGACCTGCTGGCTGCCTTCGAGCTGCTCCAG ATTGGCCCTGGGGGCAAGTCAGACCTGCCCCCAATCGATGGCCCCACAGACGTGGACCGGGGCCCCATCCTGCCAGTGCCACTGGGGGTTCGGCCAGTGCTGAGTAAATACAGAGTGGAG aTCTTGTTTTGGGGGCTGAGGGATCTGAAGAGAGTGAACCTGGCCCAGGTGGACCGGCCCCGGGTGGACATTGAGTGTGCTGGGAAGGGGGTCCAGTCAGCCCTCATCCAGAACTAcaagaaaaaccccaacttcAGCACTTTGGTCAAGTGGTTTGAAGTG GACCTCCCGGAGAATGAGCTGCTCCACCCACCCCTCAACATCCGGGTGGTGGACTGCCGGGCTTTCGGGCGTTACACCCTGGTGGGGTCCCACGCCGTCAGCTCCCTCCGAAAGTTCATCTACCGCCCACCAGATAAGAAAGCCCAGCACTGGAATATGACAG GGGAGATCGTTGTCAACATGGAACCTGAGGTTCCCATCAAGAAGATGGAGACGATGGTGAAGCTGGAAGCT AACTCCGATGCGGTGGTGAAGGTGGACGTG tctgaggaagagaaggagaaaaagaaaaagaagaagaaaggaggaggaggagaagaagtaGAAGAGGAGGAGCCAGACGAGAGCATGCTGGACTGGTGGTCCAAGTATTTTGCTTCAATTGAGACTATGAAGGAG CAACTCCGGCAGCAGGAAGCAGCCGCAGCAGAAgcggaggagaaggaagaaatggaGACTGCAGAGG GCTCCAAGGGTCAGGCGAAGAACAAGGAGAAGTCCAAGGCACCCAAAGACGAtaagaaaaagaagcaacagtCAGCCCCTGAGCTTCCCGAGAAGAAGAACAAGCAGAAGATTGACGAACTGAAG GTCTTCAACAAAGAGCTGGAAACAGAGTTTGATAACTTTGAGGACTGGCTGCACACCTTCAACCTGCTCCGTGGGAAGATTGGGGACAACGACGACAATGCAACAGAAGAGGAGCGGACAGTGGGGAGGTTCAAA GGCTCCATGTGTGTCTACAAAGTGCCGCTCCCTGATGATATCACCAAGGAGGCAGGATACGACCCCAACTTTGGCATGTTCCAGGGGATCCCCAGCAATGACCCCATCAATGTGCTGGTCCGAGTCTATATTGTGCGG GCCACGGACCTTCACCCAGCTGACATCAATGGGAAAGCCGACCCCTATATTGCCATCAAGCTGGGGAAGACGGACATCAAAGACAAGGAGAACTACATCTCCAAGCAGCTGAACCCTGTCTTTGGAAA ATCCTTTGACATCGAGGCCACCTTCCCCATGGAGTCCATGCTGACAGTGGCGGTGTACGACTGGGACTTGGTGGGGACTGACGACCTCATTGGAGAGACCAAGATTGATCTGGAGAACCGCTACTACAGCAAGCACCGAGCTACATGTGGGGTGTCACAGACCTACTCCAT ACATGGTTATAACACCTGGCGCGACCCCATGAAGCCCTCCCAAATCCTGTCCAAGCTGTGCAAAGAGGGCAAGGTGGATGGGCCGCACTTTGGGCCGGGAGGAAGAGTGAAAGTTGCCAACAGGGTCTTCACCGGCCCCACGGAGATTGAGGATGAAAATG GTCAGAAGAAGCAGACAGATGAACACCTGGCCCTGACTGTGCTGCGCCACTGGGAGGACATCCCACGGGCAGGCTGCAAGCTGGTCCCCGAGCACGTGGAGACGCGTCCGCTGCTGAACCCTGACAAGCCGGGCATCGAGCAG GGTCGCCTGGAGATGTGGGTGGACATGTTCCCCATGGACATGCCAGCGCCCGGCCCTGCCACTGATATTTCCCCCAGGAAACCAAAGAA ATATGAGCTTAGAGTGATAGTGTGGAACACAGACGAGGTCATCCTGGAGGACGATGACTACTTCACTGGCGAGAAATCCAGTGACATTTTTGTCAGGGG GTGGCTGAAGGGTCAGCAGGAGGACAAGCAAGACACGGACGTCCATTACCACTCACTCACTGGTGAAGGCAACTTCAACTGGCGCTACATCTTCCCCTTTGACTACCTGATGGCGGAGGAGAAAATCGTCATCTCCAAGAAGGAGTCCATGTTCTCCTGGGATGAGACCGAGTACAAGATCCCAGCTCGCCTCACCCTGCAGGTCTGGGATGCTGACCACTTCTCGGCCGACGATTTCCTCG GGGCCATCGAGCTGGACCTGAACCGCTTCCCCCGGGGAGCCAAGACATCGAAACAGTGCAGCCTGGAGATGGTGACGAACGAGGCAGAGCTGCCCATGGTCTCCATCTTCAAGCAGAAGCGGGTGAAGGGCTGGTGGCCGTTCGTGGCCAGAGATGAGAATGATGAGCTGGAGATTACC gggAAAGTCGAGGCTGAACTGCACCTTCTGACggcagaggaggcagagaaatCCCCCGCTGGGCTGGCTCGCAACGAGCCTGATCCACTGGAGAAACCCAA CCGCCCGGACACGTCCTTCATCTGGTTCCTGAACCCACTCAAGTCCATCAAATACCTCATCTGCACGCGCTACAAGTGGCTCATCATCAAAATCGTGCTGGCCCTGTTGCTCCTCATCATGATCGCCCTCTTCCTCTACAGCATGCCAGGCTACATGGTCAAGAAGCTGCTGGGAGCATGA